AGAGGTCGTCACGAGCATGGTACCGCTGGCGTTCCACGAGAGACTCTGAACAATGTCGCTGTGCTTCAGGGCAAGAGAGGCCTGGCCAGTACCAACGTCCCAAATCTTGATTGTAAAGTCGCCCGAGGCGGAGGCGAGGATATTCTCGGCGGCGGGGTTGAAGAGCACCTGTCCGACTTTCCTGTCCGACGATAAGGGGTCAGCAGCGTCCGTAATTATCGCCCATGTGGCCCCATGCATAATCCATTTGTCCCGGCATACCTCGAGTGACCAGCGAGCTTGCCCACAGGCGACACATCAGTAATGTCTTCGGCGTCAGTGTACAGAGTAAAGTCTCTGGGGACCTCCCACACAAACACCTTGCCATCCTCGGAGCCGGAAGCGATGATATGATCGTTGAAAGGGTTCCTACAAAGACGTCTCTGTCAGTGCTGCCCGCAATGGGAAGCCCTTCGAGCAGATAGGGTCACAAACCAGTCCGTGTCCAAGACAGTGGCCGTGTGTCCCCGGAACAGAGGAATCTGGTCGGGCAGCTTGCCCCTCTCGTTCAGGGGGATCACGGCAAAGGCACCGCCGCCGGAAGAATCCCAATTGACGGACAAATACTCGGGGTTAACCTGTGAAAGCACCGATGGTTAGCCATAGGGGCTCTGCGCAGGCAGCACAATGCTTGTTCCGGCATTGCGCAGCAAAAGTCAGTCCTTGCGCCGCCGCTTTGTCTTACCTTGACCAGGTTGGTGTCCCACGCATTACGACTAATGTGCAGGTTATCGTAGCAAAACTCCTTTCTCGTGGGCTTTCCAAATACATGACCTGTAATGCATCGCTTAGAGTCAGCTATGCCTGTTTTCCAAAACAACATGTCGTCGTGGTCGGCAGGGTCGGGGGCGAAGGGCAAGCAAGGCAGTGAAGTAAGTAGGCGTAGCTTGACATACGGTACTTGGAAGCCCTCACGAATCGGCCGGCCATGATGTCGGATACTGCTGCAGCACAGCTGCAAGGTTAGAGAAGAGGGATGTTCGAGGGGAGGAAGTGAGATGGCGAGAAGGGAGATAAGGATGGGTTTGCTCGCGTGAGGATTGGAAAATTGGAAAAAGGTGTCAATGGGAACATTAAAGGGTTTCGCCAGCTGGTGGAAGTGGCCTTGAGGTcacaagacggcggcgggcagGGTGACACCAGcaaggtacatgtacaagTACGTGTGCAAGACGGAGGGGCGGTGCAGAAGCGGAACCGCGTCAAGTCCAAGTACCTCCAAGTACCTACTGGGCGAGGTAGGAATTGCAGGGTAACACACTGACAGGTACCCGCCCAACCGCCTAGACgcattgacttgacttgggGGGATCATCggtgccaagttgccaacatTTCACTTGAAATACAGATCGACCAGACCACTACATGTACTCAAGTAGATGGATTGATGTCTGCATGTGATGCCAGTCTGCCACCGTCAGCGTCTGTCTAGTACTTGCTATATACTACTTAAAGGTATGTAAAGCCCAGCAATCAGGTATTTGCACAGATGAATACCAAGTGCTATTTATTATCAACAGCTCGAGAAATGGACTCCGTCCAACCCAGTTCAACCAGCACGCCTCCTGGCTGTGCCCCCTTGACGTCGTCAGAACAGAGCGAACACGACTGTTGTATCAACTTCCGGTAAGATTATGAGTATGCATTAGATAGCATCACCAAGTTCGGCCCATCGACGACTATTATGACAACTCATGGCCACGTTCTGCTGACGTCAATCATAATGTGGCTTGATGCCTGGTGATGCCATCGAACACATACTCATAACCTAACCGGAAGTTGATACAACGGTCATGTTTGTTCTCCATCCTCACCTCCTACCAACACCAAAGCGCCGGGGATCTTGTTGAGGCAGGACTCCCGCGTCTGAATGGGCACTTGTGTATTTGCCTTTCTCGAAGTCCTTTATCCCACCGATTGTGTATTTGCCTTTCTCGAAGCCCTTTATCCCGCCGAGTGTATTCTCCCTAGCACAAATATAACGCCTTTCCTTGTGCACAATCTCCGTCATTGGTACCTCATCAGCAAGTATCTCAACGAGAGTGTTGGCTCGAAAGACAGCCTGCTCGCCTCTTTTTTTGGTAGTACGCTTGAACTTGTTCTCCATCTTTATTGATGAAGCGACATCGCATACCAAGACGGGAGGCAGGATCTGTAGGCGTTGAAGATAATGCGTATAGAAAAGGATGCATTATACCAGGATCACGTATATCAAAGGTTATCCACATTCTGTAGTTTCCCTCATGATCCTGCTGCAAGTCTATATCATCATCGACTTCGACTCGGCATGCGCCTAATTCGGCTCGACGTGGGTACGAAACGCTCTGAGGAGGGGGCAAGAACAACTCGTAGTACTTCCCCCGGAATTTGCTAGCCTCATCGCTCCAGCGACGCACAAGTCCCCGAGCGCCACCTTTTTGATGTGTCCATTTTCCCGACGATGACCTTGAATTAACATCTTCTTGTTGAAGCATCTGAGCGCCCAGAGCAGAGTAGATATCCTCCATTGGAGGATGCTCCTCTAACTCGCAAGCTATCGTCATGGCATCGATGAACTTATTGATGCTGGCAACCAGTTCAGGCTGTACATCAAGCATGTCGCTAAGCTCAGGAAGCGTTGGTttacagtgggaggcaaaagaCGTTTGACCAGATCAGATATCTAGCTATCACGCCCTATACTGTACTATACTGCAGTATATTAGCATATACTTCTTAGTTGGCAAATATACCTTGCCGCAGGCCATGGTACTGCCATCGCGTACTTACTTGGCAAGCTCAAGGGGCGCCGATTCTGTATGTCTATCGTGCACTTGCTTGGTGAGTCCAAGGAGCGCCGATTTTGTGTGCCTACCGTGCACTTACTTGGTAGGTTCAAGGAGTGCCGATTCTGTATGTCTATCGTGCACTTGCTTGGTGAGTCCAAGGAGTGCCGATTCCGTAGTACTGCGTGTTCTTGCTCGCATCCAGCTTGTAGATAATCCTGTGccgtgttttgtttcttcgTGTGTCTTGGAGCTTTGAAGTAATTtgggcttctttttctcatGTAGACAGGTGAGAGCAAGTGTTGTCATTGATCTTTCTCCATTGGAAGACAAGCTTTATTTGAGTCTAGGAACTCGAGATCAGGTTGAACTTTCACACTTTGGAGCCTCGTATCAGTAAACATTATATTGTGAAAAATGAATTGAAAAGCCAGGTTACCTCTCTAATTCCCTTCGGCAAAACAGGCGAACTTTCTGCAATATGTGCTGGCGGCTTGTTGGATGTGATGATAGTGTTTCTCACAATAAATAAGCCTTTTTCAAACGAGCGGCGTTGCTCTTCGGTTGGTAATTATGCCGTGCTCTCGGAGACTCGCTTTCGTTTAATACCTGCTGTCATTTCCATAGTGGTGGATGTGAGTTGGGACAACGATTGGtaaagagtctggtctggttaaaaaaaaaagagaagaagggaGAAACAACAGGCACATGGGCAAATATATAAGTTGGGCGTCGGAGAGGAGTCTACCAGTCAACGAGCATATCAGCAAACGGGTCTACCTGCAAACAAGTATACTAGCAAACGGGTTGACTTGCAAACGAGTACTCTAGTAACAAAAGGTCCATCCCAGGCGCCGGCTGAGGAAGCTGTGAGCCTGAAGCTCATGCCATGTGGCATGCATGCACGTCGAGCCAAACGCTTCACCTCTCAAGAGTAAAATGAGAGTTCAGACACGTGGCGCTGTGAAAAAAAACTCGCAAGTTAATGCCATGGCATCCCACTCACCCCACAAGACCATTCAGGTCGAATTGATTAAATGATTCGAATACTACATGTAAAAGGCCACCAAAAATGCCAAAAATGCTCATAAAATCACAACAAAATAGCCATAGCGATCTATTTTCAGATACCgaatatattattttagcaTCCGGGTTTGCAACGGTAGTAAGAGCCCCCGTGGCCTAATGGCTAAGGCGTAAGACTTCTAATCTTAAGATTGCGGGTTCGAGTCCCGCCGGGGGTTTTTTTCGCCTTTTTTTTACCCGGTTCCACTATATTTTACCTAATTTTCTGATaaattccttttttttttttggccttttaGGTCTATAATTGTAGTGTATTTTAAGGAAGTAAGCAGGTATTTTTGAAagattaattatatattatagtattcGCTATTTGTCTCAATCTAGAAAAATACTCTACTgtaattttaatataactcCCTAATTAGTGCCTATCTTAATAggtgtatgtatatatatatatatatatatatatttggTTTCcggttaaaagtatatttataaggtaaattactaaatatataattacctaggtacttctAAATCTCTTTATCAACTTAACTAATACTATTAAActagtaaaaataataataaaaaggctaaataataataagggcctactagtaatatattataagagCCGTATTAggctttaaaataataataacagTAAAAAAAGCACCAAGTacacgcatcgcgatgcgttaAACGCAGTAGCTCAGGTGACGCCTTAGTGGAGGTCAAGAAGAACACTAAGGAGCTAGttaaaaagaaataatattaaagaataCGTGTTTAGTCCCCCCTATATTATGACAAGCCTTACAATTCAGACCCTGAAAgtttagccatgtgtgaCATTAGTTAGTAGGGCCAGCTGGCAGGTTATTTGCTAACAGCTGATAAAGtaaagccttttttttccctgataaaaattaagaagcCTTCCCAGGCTAATAAGGCGATATAAAACAGATAAAAGAGATATTAATTCTAGTAAAAAGTACTAATCCTTTTATAAAAATCCCATGGGTCTTTTAGTATCTTTTACTCTaccttaagtactttaaATTTTCTGACAGACACCTCATTAGGCCCTTGGCCCCTGCAAGCTCCATTGGAAGTCACTGGTGGCTAAACTTACAGGGGTTAGATTGTACGTTATCCGACAGAAAGTCGGGCAGGTAAGACACCCCCAGCTCTACTCTTTTATTCCTCGTAACAAAAGCTAATTACTAACCCCAACCCTACACTACTATCAGGAGTATAAAAGTGTGAAAACATCATGTCTTCTAGGCCCTCATAAATCGCGCTGTCTGGAATTTGCGGCACAAAATGTCTGATTTCAAGCCAAGTCACGCAGAAGCTGTCCATGATACTGCACCGAATTGGATGGCCCGTACTAGCGACACCGCCAGTCATGACACACTTGCGACTGACAAGTCCACCAGACATTCCTCATGAGAAGTTCAACTGCCTCCGTCCATGTACCTTGCAACTTGCTAAAGACGCATCACGCTTCATCATTTATTGGAAAGTTAGACTTGACCCTTCGTGCGCGAGAACATGCCGACCGCAGTGGGTGTGGTGCATCTTGGTGACGTTGTTACCCGTCCAACATTCACTGATTGGCGTCAAGGCAGTGTCTCCATTACGACTTATATTGGTGAATACAAAGTTCATACATACAATCCTATCATACCGCCAAATAAAACAAGTCGACTAATGAGATACCGGCGACGCCGCAAACATTCTCGAGGCTGCTAAATGCCTCGCATGGTCTGTCCCTACTGTGCTTCAATCACTCTCTACAGAACAACCAAAATAGCAAAAAGCTTTCCAAATGCAAAAAGAGGCCAATAGCCTTGAACAAACACTCAACGCACAAAGCACCTAAACTGTATATAACTCCAGGTTCCCGAACCTGTCGTGAGCCCGTCGTGAGACTTGGTGTGAGCCTGTGTCTTCGTTGCCTCATGCCATGCGTGTCCGTGAAACAAATTCCgtaaaggaaagaagaaggtaTAAAGCAATAGGTGGTAAGTAAACAGGAAGCCGAGGGTTTTGGGTCTATGAGACCGTGCTCTTTGACCGCGAGTGTACACGTCGGCCCTCTGCCTTGCGCCGAAGCTGCTCCTCCCGCCTAAGAACAATCTCACACCACTTCGCTCGTGATCGAACACCGTTAATCTCGTCCATAGAACTATCTCGTCCAAGGATTTCTGACAAGACTCGCATCCACCCTTCCTTGTCCTCAGCAGCGTCGGCGTAAAAGTCGATTACTTCGCCATTATTGAACCGGATGCGGAAGCCTTCCTCAACAAACATGTagccttcttcgtcttctgcGAATGCAGATCGTCGGCGCCTACCGCCCTTTCCTGtcgtctccttctccatTAATGCCCTTCGGTCATCAATCAGTCTCTTGGCATTCGAGAGATTAATGGTGGCTCGCGGTTGTCGAGTTGCCTCATGATAAGCAGTCAACTTGGTACCAACCAGCTTAAAATATCGTCGACGCCAGTACTAAAAATAACGCTGTCAGCCTCCGCCCTTTTTGATTGACTCTGGAATGATTGCATTTTAAACTTACGGGACAATCGCCTCCTTGTTGACTCAAATGGCCTTCCCAGTTGCGAGAAAGCCGTTCTTCAGCAGCCTTGAGTTCCCGAACACACGAGTTCATGCTCTTGGGCATGTCATCATCCGTTGAATTCTTGGGACGAGGTACGAAGAGCAACTGAAGTTCAAGCTTTCCAATTTTATACGGGGCGCGTCGAacaaccgccgccgccgcggttCCACGCTTGCTCTTGACACTGCAAGCAAAGCTCTCTTCCTCGGTGGCCCATTCGTTGAAACAGGCAATCTCAGCCATGTATGGCCGGCCAAAGCATCGGTGCTCGTGTTCCTTCAAGCAAACGTATGATCGAGCAAAGCTACCATCCTCAGCGGTGAGAGGAGATAGGAGCTCATATCCTGATGGAGCGCAGTTCCGCTGGCGGGCGAGCGCCTCTCTTTGCTGgcgctcttcttccttttgtCGGAGCTCCATCTCTCTGCGCTTCTTCGGAGATGCAAACACACGGCTGAAAGTGGAAGTCTTGGTCTTGACAGGCTTGGTTGCTATCTGTGCATCCAGGTACGCGGGCTTCTCTAGCTTGACATTGAGCGTCAATTGGAACTCCAAGTCGTTTGGCACCACCAACTCAAACTCTTGTCCAATGGGGGCATTTCTGGCTAGTTCAAGCCAGGCTGTGGTGACACAGTGGACGCCGTTGTCCAAGGTGAGGCTGAACCAAGTTCTCTCATTCTTTGGCAAGGGAAGATCCAGGTCCTTGACTCCCATGACCTTGACAAAAAGTCGGCCCCTCTCACCGCTGTCAATGGTAGCGACTTCGGACTGAAGGTCTTCCTCAAGCCCATGGTTGATAGTCGTGGCATTGCTATCCCTGCCAGGCAGCGGTGGGATGGCGTCGCTGGCGCCGGTGATGCGCTTGCGCATGCTGCGTGGGCGAGTCTCTCCGTTCCACGGCTCTACCACCCAAGTTTCTGGGCGGCCTTGCTTGACGGGAGAGCTTTGAGCAGATCTCGCCCTGCTGTGgtcgtcgccgtccttgtcgctGGCCGTAATGACCTTTGTATTTTGCCGCATGAGATAGCCTCGTTTTTGTGCCTCAATGACACGTTCAAAATCTTGATCGAGGCTCAGGCCCATGTCAAGATCCAGAGTAAGGCTGCGATTTTTGAAGCTTGGGTGACGTGCGATGAACTCGTCCTGCTCCAGCAGCCCCTCGGCTCCCATATCCCGTGACATGCGGTTGCGGTGTTTCTCAGGGATGGGTGGCACGTTGGGCACCTCACGACTCACCTGTCTGCGAGCTTCGCGCATGGCAGCAAGGTCTGAGGGGGTATTGGAGATTCGAGTCTTGAGCTTGGCACCAGAGGCTTTGATAGTGGCGATTCTCTCGGGAATGGCAGGAGGGGACTCGGTCCTTTCTTCCTCAACAGGGTGGTGAATGACTGAGCTAGGACTGCCGGGCTCGTCTGCAAATTCATCATCAGGCTCACCCCAGCCACTGCCATCGTACTCCGGTTTCGACATGCGTCGAGTAGGCGTTGCGGGTCGTTTGGGAGGCTCAAGAATCTGTTGCTCACTGCTTCTTGTCTCATTCTCATGTATAGGTTGGTGCTTGACCGGCTCTTCAACCGCCTTGGGGGACGTGAACGGGTCATCTACCCCATCGAAGCCCAGTCCAGTTGTGAAAGGTTCTAATTTCAGATGTTGGTGGGGTGAATGGTCTTGCTTCTCAGCGGTTGCTGCAACCTCCTCAATTTGCTGCGTAATCTGGGGCTGCTCAACGTATTCTTCCTCAGTCTGCGCTCCTTCTGCTACATCCTCATCAAGGGCCAGAGTTTCTTCCTCATAGTAGTCTAGgacatcctcgtcctcaccGTCTTCAGAATTtctggtgatgatgacacTAGCTTCCTGCTCATAGTCGGACTCTACCAAGGAGTCCTCCGTTGATGGGATAGGAACGTCCGGATCCAGATCCACAACGGACTCTTCTGCGTG
The DNA window shown above is from Metarhizium brunneum chromosome 1, complete sequence and carries:
- the BUD4 gene encoding Bud site selection protein BUD4, whose protein sequence is MATEPVHPLRISKNTPTPSPKKTMASPLPRPLSEISPTEKRRNSPSWQPYSPKRSALPGNDSSPFQSSPQESSTSPRLFWQSRNSENMLHGACSGSPSPNRRSSIERLQRASRVRNSNILALEQKQEYDPTRIPHIERPLAKVQGTVLTSSSSSGGFRSSDSDLQEPDNRSSLSMMSPSKISPKLPEITQKSARSPSKDQASPTKSSLSPTKFNKNTFDPDVGTWSGHSSLSEKELPDGRYLSRHHKSVTFDAAPPQINEYEMATPDLSSIGTNSREGSYDSVEDEDDDDDLYDPAHIDVQDESFDESLEDTDKTPVVGPDDWRGDSPVIHRVLDPSKFEGSPIPEPGPMMAATGRTTPTNNKRSDSATSNGDHRPLPPLPGTGHSRSQSSGSNGASPGLSATAERMLGGSHRSLPVPPPAFASKSDIQSFGSQKMTLEERLKLMMLSDDNGDSKTAAEQQRERRMRRGAGRERGGTPHSEAESETALEAFEVDDTIGDISGIDFQIPPKISRESIMRRVNGNNAVDERSGHHISSPAASPQRSLLPHAEESVVDLDPDVPIPSTEDSLVESDYEQEASVIITRNSEDGEDEDVLDYYEEETLALDEDVAEGAQTEEEYVEQPQITQQIEEVAATAEKQDHSPHQHLKLEPFTTGLGFDGVDDPFTSPKAVEEPVKHQPIHENETRSSEQQILEPPKRPATPTRRMSKPEYDGSGWGEPDDEFADEPGSPSSVIHHPVEEERTESPPAIPERIATIKASGAKLKTRISNTPSDLAAMREARRQVSREVPNVPPIPEKHRNRMSRDMGAEGLLEQDEFIARHPSFKNRSLTLDLDMGLSLDQDFERVIEAQKRGYLMRQNTKVITASDKDGDDHSRARSAQSSPVKQGRPETWVVEPWNGETRPRSMRKRITGASDAIPPLPGRDSNATTINHGLEEDLQSEVATIDSGERGRLFVKVMGVKDLDLPLPKNERTWFSLTLDNGVHCVTTAWLELARNAPIGQEFELVVPNDLEFQLTLNVKLEKPAYLDAQIATKPVKTKTSTFSRVFASPKKRREMELRQKEEERQQREALARQRNCAPSGYELLSPLTAEDGSFARSYVCLKEHEHRCFGRPYMAEIACFNEWATEEESFACSVKSKRGTAAAAVVRRAPYKIGKLELQLLFVPRPKNSTDDDMPKSMNSCVRELKAAEERLSRNWEGHLSQQGGDCPYWRRRYFKLVGTKLTAYHEATRQPRATINLSNAKRLIDDRRALMEKETTGKGGRRRRSAFAEDEEGYMFVEEGFRIRFNNGEVIDFYADAAEDKEGWMRVLSEILGRDSSMDEINGVRSRAKWCEIVLRREEQLRRKAEGRRVHSRSKSTVS